In a single window of the Candidatus Nanosynbacter featherlites genome:
- a CDS encoding deaminase yields the protein MERALGAARSAIQNGENPIGCVLAVDGKVVAIGETRVACGGPACHGENSMIECLGHRIWSVASNAVLYSTLEPCLMCIGACINAGITKIYYGMDAVDGGGYALGAINAGLTNKLIIHGPTAHSQVVRLFQEYLTISRNEGGIQYARSLLAFHDTFHCKINKTYCKPYI from the coding sequence ATGGAGCGTGCGCTAGGTGCGGCTCGTAGCGCGATACAGAATGGCGAGAACCCCATTGGCTGTGTCCTGGCAGTTGACGGGAAAGTGGTTGCTATTGGAGAGACTCGTGTTGCTTGCGGAGGTCCTGCATGTCACGGAGAGAACTCAATGATCGAATGTCTTGGACATCGAATTTGGAGCGTGGCTTCAAACGCCGTGTTGTACTCAACTCTTGAGCCTTGCTTGATGTGCATCGGAGCCTGTATTAATGCTGGAATTACGAAGATTTACTATGGTATGGATGCGGTCGACGGTGGAGGTTATGCTCTCGGTGCCATTAACGCTGGCCTGACTAATAAGCTGATTATACATGGGCCAACAGCGCACAGCCAAGTCGTAAGACTCTTTCAGGAGTATCTAACGATCTCTCGTAACGAAGGGGGAATTCAGTATGCCCGGTCTTTGCTCGCTTTTCACGACACCTTTCATTGTAAAATTAACAAAACCTATTGCAAACCCTACATTTAG
- a CDS encoding ABC transporter permease: MRFLFKNHIENAMQSLRASRGRTTLTVTGITIGIMGITMIMSLSVSVNKLINQQFSTTKDSVALIRSGLGGNVERSLSQAQNITPLPTLTEYDVQDVARITQNSAPMSVIHNTITTTNSRVDANKTAIIGTTEKIKDLAELELRDGQFVGQANGVVIGHQLSIDLFGTEYSLGNVLRIQDKPFTVMGVLKPVKQPLTYLGVNFNNSAIVSLDVSKKLTQNVAQIQQIAIKTDGDSSLEKAISDITAKLNQNHHDANDYHIITGKDITATSDAMLLSLSAIMIAVSIISLFVGGISIMNIMLVNVAERQREVGIRKAIGATNRHIIHQFLIESVIIGLAGGIMGYIFGLIGAYTVSTFLPVSPILSWQPAVVSIGAAMLVGVVFGIYPAVRAANRNTIEAMRN, from the coding sequence GTGAGGTTTTTATTCAAAAATCACATAGAAAATGCCATGCAATCCCTCCGTGCCAGCCGTGGTCGGACAACGTTGACTGTTACTGGCATCACCATTGGTATCATGGGCATCACCATGATTATGTCTTTGTCTGTTAGTGTCAATAAATTGATTAACCAACAGTTCTCAACAACCAAAGACAGTGTAGCATTGATACGGTCTGGTTTGGGTGGTAATGTTGAACGCTCATTGTCTCAAGCGCAAAATATTACACCTTTACCAACCCTAACTGAATATGATGTACAGGACGTTGCTCGCATCACCCAAAACAGTGCTCCAATGTCAGTTATTCATAACACCATCACTACCACTAATTCACGCGTTGACGCCAACAAAACTGCCATCATTGGCACTACTGAAAAAATCAAGGACCTTGCAGAGTTAGAGTTACGCGATGGTCAATTTGTTGGGCAAGCCAACGGCGTGGTGATTGGTCATCAATTGTCAATTGATTTGTTTGGTACCGAATATTCACTTGGTAATGTACTGCGTATTCAGGATAAGCCGTTTACTGTCATGGGTGTCTTAAAACCAGTCAAACAACCGCTTACTTACTTGGGTGTTAATTTCAATAACTCAGCCATCGTTTCACTGGATGTCAGTAAGAAGCTAACACAAAATGTCGCACAAATTCAGCAAATTGCCATCAAAACTGACGGCGACTCATCGCTTGAGAAAGCAATTTCTGATATTACAGCAAAGCTCAATCAAAATCACCACGATGCTAATGACTACCACATCATAACCGGTAAAGATATTACCGCCACCAGCGATGCTATGCTGTTGTCACTGTCGGCAATCATGATTGCTGTATCAATCATATCGCTGTTCGTCGGTGGAATTAGCATCATGAATATTATGTTGGTAAATGTTGCCGAACGACAGCGTGAGGTCGGTATCCGTAAAGCTATTGGTGCCACTAACCGACACATTATCCATCAATTCTTGATCGAGTCAGTAATCATTGGCTTAGCCGGTGGTATCATGGGGTATATCTTTGGCTTAATTGGTGCATACACAGTCAGTACTTTCCTACCAGTTTCACCAATTTTGAGCTGGCAGCCTGCTGTCGTCAGTATTGGCGCTGCCATGCTGGTCGGTGTCGTCTTTGGTATTTATCCAGCCGTACGCGCTGCCAACCGCAACACTATTGAAGCGATGCGCAACTAA
- a CDS encoding bifunctional phosphoglucose/phosphomannose isomerase, whose protein sequence is MIRRKDPADTLSGLMQLSAQTSFEAIIEGNEYIAGNINAVVIAGMGGSALAAEMVIALTRGWLHIPLVVTKGYDLPGFVNDNTLVITISHSGNTEETLSCYDQARAKNCQLAVITTGGALFEKAAADGVKRIKIPAGAQPRMSTVYHLRGLLKILQHFLIIDGDLYQKLEESGEWLSGQVKAWAPEVPTEQNIAKQLAVKSAGKTPVIYAGELTWPLAYKWKISWNESAKNIAFCNQYPEFNHNEFIGWSSHPVEKPFVIFDLMSHLEHPRIRERMELSDRLLSGMRPHAVSVELQGETLLKQLLWGLALGDAASIYTAILNGVDPAPVKLVERLKKELS, encoded by the coding sequence ATGATTCGGCGAAAAGATCCAGCCGACACGTTGTCTGGTTTGATGCAATTATCAGCGCAAACGTCTTTTGAGGCAATTATTGAAGGAAATGAGTATATAGCGGGAAATATCAATGCGGTGGTGATTGCTGGTATGGGTGGTTCGGCGCTGGCAGCAGAAATGGTAATTGCGTTAACGAGGGGTTGGCTACATATTCCTCTGGTGGTAACAAAAGGCTATGATCTACCAGGTTTTGTGAATGATAATACCCTAGTTATCACCATCAGTCACTCTGGTAATACAGAAGAAACCCTCAGTTGCTATGATCAAGCGCGTGCCAAAAATTGTCAGCTGGCAGTAATCACCACAGGTGGAGCCTTGTTTGAAAAAGCAGCAGCTGACGGCGTAAAAAGGATAAAAATACCGGCTGGTGCACAGCCGCGCATGTCGACAGTTTATCATCTGCGAGGACTGTTGAAAATATTACAACATTTTTTGATCATCGATGGTGATTTGTATCAAAAATTGGAAGAAAGCGGCGAATGGTTATCTGGTCAGGTAAAAGCTTGGGCACCAGAAGTGCCAACTGAGCAAAACATTGCTAAACAATTGGCAGTCAAGTCGGCTGGCAAAACCCCGGTGATTTATGCTGGTGAATTAACATGGCCGTTGGCATATAAGTGGAAAATCAGCTGGAATGAATCGGCAAAAAATATAGCTTTTTGTAATCAATACCCTGAATTTAACCACAATGAGTTTATCGGCTGGTCATCTCATCCGGTTGAAAAGCCATTTGTGATTTTTGATTTGATGAGTCATTTGGAACATCCGCGTATTCGCGAGCGTATGGAACTGAGCGATCGCCTGTTGAGTGGTATGCGTCCGCACGCTGTGTCTGTAGAATTACAGGGAGAGACCTTGCTTAAACAACTATTGTGGGGCTTGGCGCTTGGTGACGCCGCAAGTATTTACACAGCAATCCTGAACGGCGTTGATCCAGCGCCAGTAAAACTGGTAGAACGTCTGAAGAAAGAATTAAGCTAA
- a CDS encoding ribonucleoside-diphosphate reductase subunit alpha, whose translation MSVIHVVKRDGTKEPFDANKINIALLKAAEGLPDQVSKVVQVATELQLTLFDGITTEQLDQAVIQTTLQNVKDDPDYDKIAARLLLKTIYKSILGDYQSVDELKKLHAKEFPKFVKAAVKEGLLDTRMADGRFDLKKLGEALDPAKDDLSKYLGVITNRNRYALRKQNGQPMETPQFTHMRIAMGLSYNEKDPTAAAIVFYNHMSSLEYVPGGSTRVNAGGSFPQLSNCFLLNVDDDMESIAKAVRDTMWIAKGTGGIGIGFTKLRAAGSPVKTTNTESTGPIPFMKMIDTALFAVSRKGKKAGAAAIYMENWHLNFPQFIDLRSNSGDPYMRTRFANTAVFISDEFMKRVQKDQDWYLFDPADTPDLPELYGEEFSARYKEYIKLAEAGKMRVFEKTSARQQFKQILTSLQATSHPWLTWKDTINVRALNNNTGTIHLSNLCTEITLPQDKDNIATCNLISINLSAFLNEDKTWDWDRLKEASRAAVRQLDNLVDITKTPITEAMHSNNQTRAIGLGLMGFTDVLEKLGYCYESTEAYDLIDKLTEFISYHAIDQSADLAQELGSYPTYKGSGWSKGILPIDTLETLSTDRKVKVKIDHKSSLDWDALRVKVKKGMRNATLMAIAPTANIGHIAGTTPGIDPQFAQIFSRSTLNGKFLEVNNNLVRDLKALNLWDDIKEEVFANQGDIQHIDAIPQKLKDVYKTSFQLSPYAFIEVAARAQKWVDQAISRNMYLETRDIDEYVEIYSEAWRRGLKTTYYLHVKPRHQSEQTTVSVEKIAEQKIRTGAGKARGFGFAKINK comes from the coding sequence ATGAGTGTCATTCATGTCGTCAAACGAGACGGGACGAAAGAGCCGTTTGATGCAAACAAAATTAACATAGCGTTACTGAAGGCAGCAGAGGGGCTGCCTGACCAAGTATCTAAAGTCGTGCAGGTGGCTACTGAACTTCAGCTTACACTGTTTGACGGCATTACGACCGAGCAGCTCGACCAAGCGGTCATTCAAACAACACTGCAGAATGTTAAAGATGATCCAGATTATGATAAGATTGCGGCACGACTGTTACTGAAGACGATTTATAAGAGTATTTTGGGCGACTATCAGTCGGTGGATGAACTCAAAAAGTTGCACGCAAAAGAATTTCCGAAATTTGTGAAAGCAGCCGTCAAAGAAGGCCTGTTAGACACTCGCATGGCTGACGGTAGGTTTGATTTGAAAAAGCTTGGTGAAGCGCTTGATCCTGCCAAGGACGATCTCAGTAAATATCTGGGAGTGATCACCAACCGCAACCGTTACGCCCTCCGTAAGCAAAATGGTCAGCCAATGGAGACGCCACAATTTACTCACATGCGCATTGCCATGGGGCTGAGTTACAACGAGAAAGATCCTACCGCCGCAGCGATTGTGTTTTATAATCACATGAGCAGTTTGGAATATGTGCCAGGCGGCTCAACCCGCGTCAATGCTGGTGGCTCGTTCCCGCAGCTCAGTAACTGCTTTTTGCTAAATGTTGATGATGACATGGAGTCAATTGCTAAGGCAGTGCGCGACACTATGTGGATTGCTAAGGGCACCGGTGGCATCGGCATTGGCTTTACTAAGTTGCGGGCAGCTGGTAGTCCAGTTAAAACCACTAATACTGAGTCAACCGGCCCGATTCCCTTTATGAAGATGATTGATACCGCACTGTTTGCCGTCTCTCGTAAGGGTAAGAAAGCTGGTGCAGCAGCCATCTACATGGAAAACTGGCATCTTAACTTTCCGCAGTTTATCGACCTACGCTCGAACTCCGGCGACCCGTACATGCGAACGCGTTTTGCTAACACTGCGGTGTTTATTTCTGACGAATTTATGAAGCGGGTGCAAAAAGATCAAGATTGGTACTTGTTTGATCCAGCAGATACGCCAGATTTGCCAGAGCTGTACGGTGAGGAATTTTCAGCGCGCTACAAAGAGTACATCAAGCTGGCTGAAGCTGGCAAAATGCGTGTCTTTGAAAAGACATCAGCTCGTCAGCAGTTCAAGCAGATTCTGACCAGCCTGCAGGCTACCAGCCACCCATGGCTCACCTGGAAAGATACTATTAACGTTCGAGCCCTAAACAATAACACCGGTACGATTCACCTTTCTAATCTCTGTACAGAAATTACCTTACCGCAAGACAAAGACAACATCGCTACCTGCAACTTGATCAGTATCAATTTGTCAGCCTTTTTGAACGAAGACAAGACGTGGGATTGGGATCGACTCAAAGAAGCGTCACGGGCTGCTGTGCGCCAATTGGATAATTTGGTGGATATCACCAAAACACCAATCACCGAAGCTATGCACTCAAACAATCAAACTCGGGCAATTGGTTTGGGCTTGATGGGCTTTACTGATGTGCTGGAAAAACTTGGGTATTGCTATGAGTCCACAGAGGCATATGACTTGATTGATAAACTTACCGAATTTATCAGTTATCACGCTATCGACCAGTCAGCAGATTTGGCACAAGAGCTAGGCAGCTATCCTACCTATAAGGGTAGTGGTTGGAGTAAGGGTATTTTGCCGATTGATACACTAGAGACGCTGTCTACCGACCGCAAAGTTAAGGTGAAAATCGATCACAAGTCGAGCCTCGATTGGGACGCACTGCGGGTGAAGGTTAAAAAGGGTATGCGTAATGCTACTTTGATGGCTATTGCGCCAACGGCTAACATCGGTCACATTGCTGGCACCACGCCAGGTATTGATCCGCAGTTTGCGCAGATTTTTAGCCGCTCAACGTTGAACGGTAAGTTTTTGGAGGTGAATAACAACCTGGTGCGCGACCTTAAGGCGCTGAACTTGTGGGACGACATCAAGGAGGAAGTGTTCGCCAATCAAGGTGATATTCAACACATTGACGCTATCCCACAGAAATTGAAAGATGTGTATAAAACCAGCTTCCAATTAAGCCCATATGCATTTATTGAAGTGGCGGCTCGGGCTCAAAAATGGGTTGACCAGGCAATTAGCCGTAATATGTACCTTGAGACTCGTGATATTGATGAATATGTGGAGATTTATTCTGAAGCGTGGCGTCGTGGCTTGAAAACGACCTACTACCTACACGTTAAGCCACGCCACCAATCAGAACAAACGACGGTTTCAGTGGAAAAAATTGCTGAGCAAAAGATTAGAACAGGCGCTGGCAAGGCACGTGGCTTTGGCTTTGCGAAAATTAATAAATAA
- a CDS encoding CTP synthase — translation MTKKYIFVTGGVLSGVGKGITAASIGAVLQAKGLSVSVQKCDPYLNVDAGLLNPKEHGECFVTKDGAETDLDLGHYERFLDLELTWKNTTLSGRLLRDLIADERAGKFGGQTVQLVPHLTNAIKKSIHEAAEGDVHIVEIGGTVGDYEGLSFIEAIRDFSQEVGRDNCLFVHVVYVPFLEASQEYKTKPAQNAMAELRSFGIMPDVVAVRTEGHDKPPRSVGEKIAISSGVRPEGIIMMPNVNTVYEVPLTVARDLGPMLSEFTGVTTEPDLTRWKNLATRDTTDYAREVTVGLVAKYIDNTDTYLSVTEALKSAAWAENCEVNIRWINSETASDDDFAKVDAVLVPGGFGSRGVEGKIAAAMYCLEHNKPYLGICLGMQTAVIAAARRGGVDGANSEEFGAGQGANVIYLMDGQAGKESTGGTMRLGDYPAVLKEGSLVAKTYGTTEVTERHRHRYEVNKDFAQAIEQGGLVISGTSPDGRLVEFVESPHCDYFIATQAHPEFKSRPFRPHPLFSGLIRAAVLARNA, via the coding sequence ATGACGAAGAAATATATTTTTGTAACTGGTGGGGTGTTGTCTGGTGTTGGTAAGGGAATCACGGCGGCAAGTATTGGTGCAGTGTTGCAAGCCAAAGGCTTGTCGGTGTCAGTACAAAAGTGTGATCCGTACTTGAATGTTGACGCTGGATTGTTAAATCCCAAAGAACACGGTGAATGCTTTGTAACAAAAGATGGTGCCGAGACTGATTTGGACCTAGGACACTATGAACGCTTTTTGGATTTGGAGTTGACGTGGAAAAATACTACCCTGTCAGGTCGACTATTGCGTGATCTCATCGCTGATGAACGAGCTGGTAAATTTGGTGGGCAAACGGTGCAGCTAGTGCCACATTTGACCAATGCTATTAAAAAATCTATTCACGAAGCAGCTGAGGGCGATGTTCACATTGTAGAAATTGGCGGTACGGTCGGGGACTACGAAGGTCTGAGCTTTATCGAAGCAATTCGTGATTTTTCACAAGAAGTAGGTAGGGATAATTGTCTCTTTGTTCATGTGGTGTATGTGCCGTTTTTGGAAGCGAGTCAGGAGTACAAAACAAAGCCTGCACAAAATGCCATGGCGGAGCTTCGTAGTTTTGGGATCATGCCAGATGTCGTGGCGGTGCGGACCGAGGGTCATGATAAACCTCCGCGTAGTGTTGGCGAAAAAATTGCTATCTCATCTGGTGTACGTCCTGAAGGTATCATCATGATGCCAAATGTTAATACCGTGTATGAGGTGCCGCTGACGGTTGCACGCGACCTGGGACCAATGTTGAGTGAATTTACTGGAGTAACAACGGAGCCTGATTTGACTCGTTGGAAAAATCTCGCCACGCGTGACACGACTGACTATGCTCGTGAAGTAACCGTTGGTCTAGTGGCAAAATATATTGACAATACCGATACGTATTTGTCGGTGACTGAGGCGTTGAAATCGGCAGCCTGGGCGGAGAATTGTGAGGTCAATATACGGTGGATAAATTCAGAGACCGCCAGCGATGACGATTTTGCTAAGGTTGATGCTGTGTTGGTGCCAGGCGGATTTGGCTCACGCGGTGTTGAAGGAAAAATTGCAGCGGCAATGTATTGTCTGGAGCACAATAAACCATATTTGGGCATTTGTTTGGGTATGCAAACAGCGGTAATTGCCGCGGCGCGTCGAGGTGGCGTGGACGGTGCTAATAGTGAGGAATTTGGTGCAGGTCAGGGTGCGAACGTGATTTATCTGATGGATGGGCAGGCAGGTAAAGAGTCGACTGGTGGCACGATGCGCCTTGGTGATTATCCAGCAGTGCTGAAAGAAGGCTCACTCGTGGCAAAGACGTATGGCACAACAGAGGTGACAGAGCGACACCGCCACCGATATGAGGTGAATAAGGATTTTGCTCAGGCGATTGAACAAGGTGGTTTGGTTATTTCGGGCACCTCGCCAGACGGTAGATTGGTTGAATTTGTGGAATCGCCACACTGTGACTATTTCATCGCTACACAAGCTCACCCAGAGTTTAAGTCACGACCATTCCGGCCACATCCACTCTTTTCGGGGCTAATCCGAGCAGCTGTTTTGGCAAGAAACGCCTAA
- a CDS encoding GNAT family N-acetyltransferase, with the protein MARPDNDMLMVFEAAYGTSEEEGEGIGYSGLPFAYVRSYAQQEPKHPLIHAVHSKVTVDGRCVAVGSALVGPDVGAIYSVGTAPDSRRKGYGSLATKAIVREVNARFTHDNPTILLQTEADSPVEEMYSSLGFERVTCGKLYSGE; encoded by the coding sequence GTGGCTCGGCCCGATAATGATATGTTGATGGTCTTCGAGGCCGCGTATGGCACTTCCGAGGAGGAGGGCGAGGGGATTGGTTATTCTGGGCTACCCTTTGCATATGTGCGGTCGTATGCACAACAGGAGCCCAAGCATCCGTTGATTCATGCCGTACATAGCAAGGTTACGGTAGACGGTCGGTGTGTCGCAGTCGGCTCGGCCCTGGTTGGGCCAGATGTTGGAGCGATCTACTCGGTAGGAACAGCCCCTGATTCTCGAAGAAAAGGCTACGGCTCTCTTGCTACAAAAGCAATAGTGCGTGAGGTAAATGCGCGGTTTACGCACGACAATCCTACAATTCTGCTGCAGACTGAAGCGGACTCGCCAGTGGAGGAGATGTACTCGTCTCTGGGGTTTGAAAGAGTGACTTGTGGAAAGCTGTATAGTGGTGAATGA
- a CDS encoding MscL family protein: MAEKKVAKKAAVKKTATKKSIIKKPSVAALKEKAGAVKSHGGGFMTFIREQGVVGLAVGLAIGTAAGDTVKKLVTAFIDPLVQLIVGSQQGLQAASFTVEIAGRRGEFLYGAFISSLITLLAVAFVVYAIVHFLKLDKLDKKKD, translated from the coding sequence ATGGCGGAGAAAAAAGTAGCCAAGAAAGCGGCAGTCAAAAAAACGGCAACCAAGAAGTCAATTATTAAAAAACCAAGCGTAGCGGCGTTGAAAGAAAAAGCAGGCGCGGTAAAAAGCCATGGCGGTGGTTTTATGACGTTTATCCGTGAACAAGGCGTCGTTGGTCTGGCTGTCGGTTTGGCGATCGGTACTGCGGCTGGTGATACCGTGAAAAAGTTGGTGACAGCATTTATCGACCCGCTTGTACAGTTGATCGTTGGTTCGCAACAAGGTCTTCAGGCAGCGTCATTTACTGTTGAGATCGCTGGACGTCGGGGTGAATTTTTGTACGGAGCATTTATCAGCTCATTGATCACCTTGCTGGCGGTTGCCTTTGTAGTATATGCAATTGTCCATTTCTTGAAACTTGATAAATTAGACAAGAAAAAAGACTAA
- a CDS encoding pyridoxamine 5'-phosphate oxidase family protein: protein MDKITTDILDTVEIGALATVNRDRTPLVTPLHFVRYKNDNIIWISDRQSRHAVNAYRSGVVEFVVWNDQKSAVFLTTKVRELPEEEEAAALEVYANKLGDFMPRVENRQIYIMPIGNIDEKTTTGNWLHYIA, encoded by the coding sequence ATGGACAAAATTACAACAGATATTTTAGACACAGTTGAAATTGGCGCTTTGGCGACTGTTAATCGTGACAGAACGCCGCTAGTGACGCCGCTCCACTTTGTACGTTATAAAAATGACAACATTATCTGGATCTCTGACCGACAATCCCGCCACGCCGTTAATGCGTACCGCAGCGGTGTTGTAGAATTTGTAGTGTGGAATGATCAAAAGAGTGCTGTCTTTTTGACAACAAAGGTACGAGAGTTGCCAGAGGAAGAAGAGGCCGCGGCTTTGGAAGTGTACGCCAACAAACTGGGCGACTTTATGCCGCGTGTGGAGAATAGGCAAATTTACATCATGCCAATTGGTAATATTGATGAAAAAACTACAACAGGAAATTGGCTGCACTATATTGCATAA
- a CDS encoding ribonucleotide-diphosphate reductase subunit beta — MADYTHPKGGILGSGLRDGLSLHPIRYPWAYDLYNQAVANTWFPNEVQLVQDLADFEKLSDEEKHALKTVISYLNPNELLINKSLAFGIYPYVNAAEAQLYLSKQMWEEANHFMTFEYIIETFPFDREEIYAAGFGKKSLADKADFQNKHLDVMLDPNLDIYTLEGKKDFVRSLVAYNIVLEGIWFYSGFMVGMSFRQRNLLRNVGTLLDWITKDENLHLTFGINLLLTILDENPELQTQEFAEEIRNLILQAVELEKEYNKDMLPKGILGLNADYVNQYVMHMTDRRLVELGFEPEYNVANPAKWMATANDTLELVNFFESTNTSYEVNTTK, encoded by the coding sequence ATGGCAGATTACACACATCCAAAAGGTGGAATATTAGGTTCAGGACTACGCGATGGGCTGAGCTTGCACCCAATTCGTTACCCATGGGCATACGACTTATACAACCAAGCAGTGGCTAACACCTGGTTTCCAAACGAGGTGCAGTTGGTACAGGATTTGGCGGATTTTGAAAAACTCAGTGACGAGGAAAAGCATGCGCTCAAAACCGTCATTAGTTATCTTAACCCAAACGAGTTACTGATCAACAAGTCGCTGGCCTTTGGTATTTACCCATATGTCAACGCTGCTGAAGCGCAGCTCTATCTGTCAAAACAGATGTGGGAAGAGGCCAACCACTTCATGACCTTTGAATATATCATCGAGACGTTTCCGTTTGACCGGGAGGAGATTTACGCGGCGGGCTTTGGCAAAAAATCGCTGGCTGACAAGGCAGATTTCCAGAACAAGCACCTGGATGTGATGCTGGATCCAAATCTTGATATCTACACGCTGGAGGGTAAGAAAGATTTTGTCCGCTCACTGGTGGCCTATAACATTGTACTGGAAGGCATTTGGTTCTACTCAGGCTTTATGGTCGGTATGAGTTTCCGTCAGCGCAACTTGCTGCGCAATGTCGGTACACTGCTCGACTGGATCACTAAGGATGAGAACTTACACCTGACCTTTGGTATTAATTTGCTACTGACTATTTTGGACGAAAACCCAGAACTGCAAACCCAAGAATTTGCTGAGGAAATCCGCAACCTCATCCTGCAGGCGGTGGAGCTGGAGAAAGAGTACAACAAGGACATGTTACCAAAAGGCATCTTGGGTCTGAACGCTGATTATGTTAACCAGTACGTTATGCACATGACTGACCGCCGCTTGGTCGAGCTTGGGTTTGAGCCGGAGTACAACGTGGCCAACCCAGCCAAATGGATGGCGACGGCAAACGACACTTTGGAGTTGGTCAATTTCTTTGAAAGTACTAACACGAGCTATGAAGTAAACACTACGAAGTAA
- the argS gene encoding arginine--tRNA ligase: protein MEHTIQEVIAKLFNIETTVQLTRPDPKFGDFATNVALQLAKPLGKNPREIAEAIAEELRGHEELSEVSVAGPGFINVTLSDQAVLESLKMRPATNRAGKKVVIETNCPNPFKAMHIGHALNAILADTMANLLAVDGASVHRVSYHGDVGTHVGKSMWAILREIDGDVSKLDAIPADKRNEFMSRMYVEGARAAKESPEARAEIDELAKQSFVLDDPLYKQVYEICKAWSFDEIDANVARLGNMPIERRYVESETEVPGKALIKAKTPEVFTKSDGAYIFKGSQYGAFDNVFIGSHGNGLYGAHDMGLIQLKHQDYPNLDLSITVNGEEQAAYFRGVIAASELAIPELKGKLFNYATGLVKLTTGKMSSRTGEVITIDWLFNEFKKAITQAGGEPTDAVVAGALRYQFLKVKIGSDVVFDINDAVSLTGNTGSYLQYAHARARGILAKSEQTAAFPTELFDEDRLLVRKMSEYAEAVNRATESLEPHHVCAYLFELAQEFNRYYEKNQVVGSDKEAHRVGLVAVYADILKAGLTVLGIVAPERL, encoded by the coding sequence ATGGAACACACAATTCAAGAAGTTATTGCAAAGCTATTTAATATTGAAACAACAGTGCAGTTGACGCGTCCTGACCCAAAGTTTGGCGATTTTGCGACGAACGTGGCGCTGCAGCTGGCCAAACCGCTGGGTAAGAATCCGCGCGAGATTGCTGAGGCGATTGCCGAAGAGCTGCGTGGTCACGAGGAGCTGAGCGAGGTTAGCGTGGCTGGTCCGGGCTTCATCAACGTGACGTTAAGTGACCAAGCGGTGCTGGAATCGCTGAAAATGCGGCCGGCGACTAATCGTGCAGGAAAAAAAGTGGTCATTGAGACCAATTGTCCAAATCCGTTTAAGGCTATGCACATTGGCCATGCGTTGAATGCAATTTTGGCGGACACCATGGCGAATTTGCTGGCGGTAGATGGTGCGTCAGTACACCGAGTGAGTTACCACGGCGACGTCGGTACACATGTCGGCAAGAGTATGTGGGCGATTCTGCGCGAAATTGACGGTGATGTCAGCAAACTGGACGCTATCCCGGCTGATAAGCGCAACGAATTTATGAGTCGTATGTACGTTGAAGGGGCGCGGGCAGCCAAGGAATCACCAGAGGCGCGGGCAGAAATTGATGAGCTGGCCAAACAATCGTTTGTGCTGGACGATCCGCTGTATAAGCAGGTGTACGAGATTTGTAAAGCCTGGAGTTTTGATGAAATTGACGCCAATGTGGCGCGGCTAGGTAATATGCCAATTGAACGGCGCTATGTCGAGAGCGAAACCGAAGTACCGGGCAAGGCCTTGATCAAAGCAAAAACCCCAGAGGTCTTTACCAAATCAGATGGTGCGTATATCTTCAAAGGTAGCCAATACGGTGCGTTTGATAATGTGTTCATCGGTTCACACGGCAACGGGTTGTACGGTGCGCACGACATGGGACTAATTCAGTTGAAGCATCAAGATTATCCAAACCTGGACCTATCGATTACGGTCAACGGCGAAGAGCAGGCGGCGTATTTCCGCGGGGTGATTGCCGCTAGTGAACTCGCAATTCCAGAATTGAAGGGTAAATTGTTTAATTATGCGACTGGCCTCGTCAAACTAACGACTGGTAAAATGAGTTCGCGTACTGGCGAGGTGATTACCATTGACTGGCTGTTCAACGAATTCAAAAAAGCTATCACCCAAGCTGGTGGCGAACCAACCGACGCGGTGGTGGCAGGTGCACTGCGCTATCAATTTTTGAAGGTGAAAATCGGTAGCGACGTGGTATTTGATATCAATGATGCAGTGAGTCTCACCGGTAATACCGGTAGCTATCTGCAATACGCGCACGCTCGGGCGCGGGGAATTTTGGCAAAGTCTGAGCAGACAGCTGCTTTCCCGACGGAATTGTTTGACGAAGATCGGCTGCTGGTCAGAAAAATGAGCGAATACGCGGAGGCGGTTAACCGAGCTACTGAAAGCCTGGAACCGCATCATGTTTGTGCCTACCTGTTTGAGCTGGCACAGGAGTTCAATCGTTATTACGAGAAAAACCAAGTCGTCGGCAGCGACAAAGAAGCGCACCGCGTTGGTCTGGTGGCGGTGTACGCTGATATCTTGAAAGCAGGGTTGACTGTTTTGGGTATTGTAGCGCCAGAGAGGCTATAA